One region of Bacteroidales bacterium genomic DNA includes:
- a CDS encoding SiaB family protein kinase has protein sequence MNTINKKLSLGQSLFSEEIRISYKGPVDGKIITYLGDYISVINELSEKATKKLFKIFFELAENISNYSSEKILLKNGKEVGAGTIILKETIKSFILVTGNPINNEDLIPMMENSKNINNLDHQGLREYKRNVRREGAGEKHSPNIGLITVALTSGNPLDLEINPIDENTSYFSLAVKVDK, from the coding sequence ATGAACACAATAAATAAAAAACTTAGTTTAGGTCAAAGTTTGTTTTCGGAAGAAATCAGAATTTCATACAAAGGACCTGTTGACGGTAAAATAATAACATATTTGGGAGATTATATTTCTGTTATTAATGAATTATCGGAAAAAGCTACAAAAAAACTGTTTAAAATATTTTTTGAGTTAGCAGAAAATATATCAAATTATTCATCCGAAAAAATATTACTTAAAAACGGAAAAGAAGTTGGTGCCGGTACTATTATACTTAAAGAAACCATCAAAAGTTTTATTTTAGTTACCGGAAATCCAATTAATAATGAAGACCTTATTCCGATGATGGAAAACAGTAAGAATATTAATAACTTGGATCATCAAGGATTGAGGGAATATAAACGAAATGTAAGACGTGAAGGTGCCGGCGAAAAACACAGCCCTAATATAGGCCTTATAACTGTTGCTTTAACATCCGGCAATCCGCTTGATCTTGAGATTAATCCTATTGATGAAAACACTTCATACTTTTCACTCGCAGTTAAAGTTGATAAATAA
- a CDS encoding DUF1987 domain-containing protein, which translates to MENIYIEGSHTNFFIPSVDFNVETGICVLSGESFLEDTIEFYDPLVQWLEEFTTEVKKTLSFEIKLTYFNTSTSRSILDLLNILKDYEEDGGEVTINWHYDEDDIDMEEDIEDYMLDTGLEINMIPFEEE; encoded by the coding sequence ATGGAAAATATATATATTGAAGGTTCGCATACTAATTTCTTTATTCCTTCCGTAGATTTTAATGTTGAAACAGGAATATGCGTACTGTCAGGGGAATCATTTTTGGAAGACACTATTGAGTTTTATGACCCATTGGTTCAATGGCTTGAAGAATTCACTACTGAAGTTAAGAAAACTTTGTCTTTTGAAATAAAGCTAACTTATTTCAATACAAGTACTTCCAGAAGCATTCTTGATCTCTTAAATATTTTAAAAGACTATGAAGAAGACGGTGGAGAAGTTACAATAAACTGGCATTATGATGAAGACGATATTGATATGGAAGAAGATATTGAAGATTATATGTTGGATACAGGATTAGAAATTAATATGATCCCATTTGAAGAAGAATAA
- a CDS encoding ribonuclease HI yields the protein MISENIIKAYTDGSCHTKHKIGAWAAIIFISNNEIILKNTEENTTNNRMELSAVLNVLEYIKAQKIDYTKIIIYTDSQYVTGIERRIEKFKLQNYKTKKGEAVRNEDLVRKLVCFIETVNIEFIKVKAHQKKGNTINYNRFVDKLARKLVRDFVLDYYND from the coding sequence ATGATCTCTGAAAATATTATAAAAGCATATACCGACGGAAGCTGTCATACAAAACATAAAATTGGTGCATGGGCTGCAATAATTTTTATCAGTAACAATGAAATCATTTTAAAAAATACTGAAGAAAATACTACAAATAACAGAATGGAGTTATCAGCTGTTTTAAATGTATTAGAATATATTAAAGCTCAAAAAATTGATTACACAAAAATAATAATATATACCGACAGCCAATATGTTACCGGAATTGAAAGAAGAATAGAAAAATTCAAGTTGCAAAACTACAAAACCAAAAAAGGTGAAGCTGTAAGAAATGAAGATTTAGTAAGAAAATTGGTCTGTTTTATTGAAACTGTGAATATTGAATTTATTAAAGTAAAAGCACATCAAAAAAAAGGAAATACAATAAACTATAACAGGTTTGTTGATAAACTTGCTCGAAAATTAGTCAGAGACTTTGTTTTGGATTATTATAACGATTAG
- a CDS encoding class I SAM-dependent methyltransferase, with amino-acid sequence MTELELLVDFYKNTERQGPGSSFETEQALNFMNISKEQKLKVADIGCGSGGQTLTLAKNIEGQITAVDLFSDFLDELNLKAEELGFPEKIKTVEKSMEDLPFDNDEFDIIWSEGAIYNIGFEAGIKKWKNYLKSGGFLAVSEITWITNSRPQEIEEFWNEKYPEIDTASNKIRILEENEYSPIGYFILSKNSWIDNYYKPLEKRFSAFLEKHNNSEMAKNIVEEQKEEIRKYKKYKDYYSYGFYIAKKI; translated from the coding sequence ATGACAGAATTAGAATTATTAGTAGATTTTTATAAAAACACAGAACGACAAGGACCGGGAAGTTCTTTTGAAACGGAACAAGCCTTGAACTTTATGAATATAAGTAAAGAACAAAAGTTAAAAGTTGCGGATATTGGTTGTGGTTCAGGAGGTCAAACACTTACACTTGCGAAAAACATTGAAGGACAAATAACCGCAGTTGATTTGTTTTCTGATTTTTTAGATGAATTAAATTTAAAGGCAGAAGAATTAGGGTTTCCGGAAAAAATTAAAACAGTTGAAAAATCTATGGAAGACTTGCCGTTTGACAATGATGAATTTGATATTATTTGGTCAGAAGGGGCTATTTATAATATTGGATTTGAAGCAGGAATTAAAAAGTGGAAGAATTATTTGAAATCCGGCGGTTTTTTGGCTGTGAGTGAAATTACTTGGATAACAAATTCACGACCACAAGAAATTGAAGAATTTTGGAATGAGAAATACCCTGAAATTGATACAGCATCAAATAAAATCAGAATATTAGAAGAAAATGAATATTCACCAATTGGATATTTCATTTTGTCAAAAAACAGTTGGATAGATAACTATTACAAACCGTTGGAAAAACGATTTTCTGCTTTTCTTGAAAAACATAACAATTCAGAAATGGCGAAAAACATTGTAGAAGAACAGAAAGAAGAAATTAGAAAATACAAAAAGTATAAAGACTACTATAGTTATGGATTTTATATTGCAAAGAAAATATAG
- a CDS encoding M48 family metallopeptidase has protein sequence MYNTAFYIIIGILLFSYILSRYLDNLNSKNRNKKIPKELEGIYDDDKYKKSQEYGKANSKFSFISSTFMIILTLGMFVLFGFNFINEIAISFSDHIIWSALIFFGILMFASDIIGIPFSIYSIFIIEEKFGFNKTTGKTFVLDKIKGWLLGGIIGGGLLALIIWLYSITEEMFWIYAWIALTAFSVFMAMFYSSIIVPLFNKQTPLEEGELRDAIKNFSKKAGFKLTNIYVIDGSKRSTKANAYFSGLGPKKRIVLYDTLINDLSADEIVAVLAHEIGHYKKKHSLKGIIFSVIQSGIMLYIFSIFVNNIELSKAMGSQSISFQLGLIAFGILYSPISTIIGLFMNVISRKHEYQADKFAKDHGQANGLVSGLKKLSEKNLSNLTPHPYYVFFNYSHPTLYQRIKAMK, from the coding sequence ATGTACAATACCGCATTTTATATTATAATTGGAATATTATTATTTTCTTATATTCTGTCAAGATACCTTGACAATTTAAATTCAAAAAACAGAAATAAAAAAATTCCTAAAGAATTAGAAGGAATTTATGATGATGATAAATATAAAAAATCACAGGAATACGGTAAAGCTAACAGTAAATTTTCATTCATAAGTTCTACATTTATGATTATTCTCACATTGGGAATGTTTGTTTTGTTCGGATTTAACTTTATTAATGAAATTGCAATTAGTTTTTCAGATCATATAATTTGGTCGGCATTGATATTTTTCGGGATACTGATGTTTGCATCTGATATTATCGGTATTCCTTTTTCAATATATTCAATTTTTATTATTGAAGAAAAATTCGGATTTAATAAAACAACCGGTAAAACATTTGTTCTTGATAAAATTAAAGGTTGGTTACTCGGCGGAATTATCGGCGGTGGTTTATTAGCATTAATTATTTGGCTTTATTCTATTACCGAAGAAATGTTTTGGATATATGCTTGGATTGCTCTTACTGCATTCTCTGTATTTATGGCAATGTTTTATTCAAGCATAATAGTTCCTTTATTTAATAAACAAACTCCATTAGAAGAAGGCGAATTAAGAGATGCCATTAAAAATTTCAGTAAAAAAGCAGGCTTTAAACTGACTAATATCTATGTTATTGACGGTTCAAAACGTTCAACTAAAGCAAATGCATATTTCAGCGGTCTCGGTCCGAAGAAAAGAATTGTATTGTATGATACTTTAATTAATGATCTTTCAGCAGATGAAATTGTTGCAGTTCTTGCACATGAGATCGGGCATTATAAAAAGAAGCATAGTTTAAAAGGTATTATTTTTTCTGTTATACAAAGCGGAATTATGCTGTATATTTTTTCAATATTTGTGAATAACATAGAATTATCAAAGGCAATGGGTTCGCAATCTATAAGTTTTCAGCTCGGACTTATTGCATTCGGAATTTTATACAGCCCAATTTCTACAATTATAGGTTTATTTATGAACGTTATTTCAAGAAAACATGAATATCAAGCCGATAAATTTGCCAAAGATCACGGACAAGCAAACGGTTTAGTATCCGGCTTAAAAAAATTAAGTGAGAAAAATTTAAGCAACTTAACGCCCCATCCGTATTATGTTTTCTTCAATTACTCCCACCCTACCCTTTATCAGAGAATAAAAGCTATGAAGTAA
- a CDS encoding VCBS repeat-containing protein, translating into MKNQILFLSVFIMFLMLSCKKDSNNEVTHNTITPPTPSCNPASSGGSTNVGEPELIAELNDRWHEAWLASPVVADIDNDGTQEILAARGDLLLGWHLDNEIVFRAQTGGRIWSSPVVADLLPSSSGLEIAVSSRNKIYVWDKEGNNVPGFPVEWRDELRSLAAGDIDGDGEYELVAVTTDKLSANGQNDIIIAYNMDGTVVSGFPANTTGASGCNDCCYQTGGFDQNIALGDVNDDGVDDIFATQDNAYLSLHEGNGRAFDSNPVFERPIKFNGIRFFHDYSLSKIGWSSNEEVDNQAHFTNSAPAIADVNGDGVNELIVLASVQNASQTDRLRGVALWVLNNDGSRPATWEEPFHASDYLAGLWDYSGTNVVGATNQVAVADIDPDRAGPEFIFAGFDGRIHAVDAQKNEMWYYTYTSSSQVLTGGVTVVDLSSDGAPEIIFNSYSPDENQSYLFILDGGGNEKWKIPLPKRGAMPVPTIADVNGDGQLEIIVSLKDGEDQVRMIQVYTVAGSNINCLLWPTGRGNYLRNGYIPGL; encoded by the coding sequence ATGAAAAATCAAATCTTATTTTTATCAGTATTTATAATGTTTCTTATGCTTTCGTGTAAAAAAGATTCAAATAATGAAGTAACTCATAATACTATAACACCTCCGACACCTTCTTGCAATCCTGCATCATCGGGAGGGAGTACTAATGTGGGTGAACCTGAATTAATTGCCGAATTAAATGACAGATGGCATGAGGCATGGTTAGCATCACCTGTGGTTGCAGATATTGATAACGACGGTACACAAGAAATTCTGGCAGCACGCGGAGATTTACTTTTGGGTTGGCACTTAGACAATGAAATTGTATTCCGTGCTCAAACCGGCGGCAGAATTTGGTCATCACCCGTAGTTGCTGATTTACTTCCTTCATCATCAGGATTGGAGATTGCTGTTTCCTCGCGTAATAAAATTTACGTTTGGGATAAAGAAGGAAATAATGTTCCCGGATTTCCGGTAGAGTGGCGAGATGAATTACGTTCTTTGGCAGCCGGCGATATTGACGGCGACGGAGAATATGAATTAGTGGCTGTTACTACTGACAAATTAAGTGCCAACGGACAAAATGATATTATTATAGCTTACAATATGGACGGTACAGTGGTTTCCGGATTTCCTGCAAATACAACAGGAGCATCAGGTTGTAACGATTGTTGTTATCAAACAGGTGGTTTTGATCAAAATATTGCCTTGGGTGATGTAAACGATGATGGTGTTGACGATATTTTTGCTACACAAGATAATGCTTATTTAAGTTTACACGAAGGGAACGGACGCGCTTTCGATTCAAACCCGGTTTTTGAACGCCCAATTAAGTTCAACGGTATTCGATTTTTTCATGATTATTCTCTTTCTAAAATAGGATGGTCGTCAAATGAAGAAGTTGATAATCAGGCACATTTCACTAACTCAGCACCGGCAATAGCAGATGTAAACGGCGATGGTGTTAATGAACTGATAGTACTTGCTTCAGTACAAAATGCATCACAAACCGACAGACTGCGAGGAGTGGCACTTTGGGTACTTAACAATGACGGAAGTCGCCCGGCAACATGGGAAGAACCTTTTCATGCATCCGATTATTTAGCCGGTTTATGGGATTACAGCGGAACTAATGTTGTAGGGGCTACAAACCAAGTTGCAGTTGCAGATATTGATCCCGACAGAGCAGGACCTGAATTTATTTTTGCAGGTTTCGACGGCAGGATACATGCAGTTGATGCTCAAAAAAATGAAATGTGGTATTATACATACACAAGCAGCTCTCAAGTATTAACCGGTGGAGTTACTGTGGTTGATTTAAGTTCCGACGGAGCACCTGAAATAATATTTAACAGCTATTCACCCGATGAAAATCAGAGTTATTTATTTATACTTGACGGGGGCGGAAATGAAAAATGGAAAATTCCTTTACCAAAACGCGGTGCAATGCCGGTTCCTACCATTGCCGATGTTAACGGTGACGGACAACTCGAAATAATTGTCAGTTTAAAGGATGGAGAAGACCAAGTAAGAATGATTCAGGTTTATACAGTGGCAGGATCGAATATTAATTGTTTGCTGTGGCCAACCGGAAGAGGAAATTATTTAAGAAACGGATACATACCGGGCTTATAA
- a CDS encoding helix-turn-helix domain-containing protein: protein MKTYSLDELTDKYIGKEGSQERELFEFELKTDILGEMIKKVRKEKKLTQEQLGKLIGVQKAQISKIENNIKDVRFSTIMRVFSALKASVKMSIDFNSKSHFEIA, encoded by the coding sequence ATGAAAACATATTCATTAGACGAATTGACTGATAAATATATTGGAAAAGAAGGTTCGCAAGAAAGAGAATTGTTCGAATTTGAGTTAAAAACAGACATTCTCGGAGAAATGATAAAAAAAGTGAGAAAAGAAAAAAAACTCACACAAGAACAATTAGGAAAACTTATCGGAGTACAAAAAGCACAAATCTCTAAAATTGAAAATAACATAAAAGATGTAAGATTTTCAACAATCATGAGAGTTTTCTCTGCATTAAAAGCATCTGTAAAAATGAGTATTGACTTTAATTCTAAATCTCATTTTGAAATTGCATAA
- a CDS encoding type II toxin-antitoxin system RelE/ParE family toxin, giving the protein MNKYEIKFLEQVKVFLDKLDDKTRKKVIFNIWKSKEVNDPELFKKLLGEIWEFKTKYLTKQIRLLAFWDKTDKTETLVVATNGFIKKTKKTPKSEIEKAEQIRKKYFEIKKEEK; this is encoded by the coding sequence ATGAACAAATATGAAATAAAGTTTTTGGAACAAGTGAAAGTATTCCTTGATAAGCTTGATGACAAAACTAGAAAAAAAGTAATTTTCAATATCTGGAAATCAAAGGAGGTAAATGACCCTGAATTATTTAAAAAGCTATTGGGAGAAATTTGGGAATTTAAAACAAAATATTTGACAAAACAGATTAGATTATTGGCATTCTGGGACAAAACTGACAAGACTGAAACTTTGGTAGTTGCAACAAACGGTTTTATTAAGAAAACAAAGAAAACACCAAAAAGTGAAATTGAAAAAGCAGAACAAATTAGAAAAAAGTATTTTGAAATTAAAAAGGAGGAGAAATAA
- a CDS encoding exodeoxyribonuclease VII small subunit → MAKKEISYSEAIQEIEDILYEVENNEVEIDKLSEKVERVSFLLETCKTKLLKTEEQIEKIFENNIL, encoded by the coding sequence ATGGCAAAAAAAGAAATTTCTTATAGTGAAGCAATACAAGAAATAGAAGATATTCTTTATGAAGTTGAAAACAATGAAGTTGAAATTGATAAACTCTCTGAAAAAGTAGAAAGAGTTTCATTTCTTTTAGAAACTTGTAAAACTAAATTGCTTAAAACAGAAGAACAAATTGAAAAAATCTTTGAAAATAATATTCTTTGA
- a CDS encoding transporter substrate-binding domain-containing protein: MKRLFYLILTLSLPFFLNAQTLKDVKKRGEIDIAFTESWKNTVNYTAAQEFAKFLDIEFNNVTITWDDVFAHNGKIPEDYKTNPDISYTPDALKRADIICGTIYVLDWRKKFFDYSGIIQISDLLITKKNISKKVKSNKDLAGLKIAFLENSTYETNISLINEKIGGGIEFVKTKSEDESLRLLTDNKVDGLITVSFLALSYVKNNENLKLSFPVNKPQDVGWAVRKGNSEIQKEIRNFFETIKGNGKLDELFREKYDIDYSTYLEIINSYSNLIKSAEIRDFDEIKSSGKIIIALRDRDLVYHPEGKKQFNHLLAESFADYLGLKAEFVITEKFSRYFENDEGIIIKDSAYNPKWFNEFDVACDLIDPLDWRLKKVDVLDFMPNAKVVIGRKDTKISSVNDLKNLTGVTSKGSSYEHALSLNNIDNYYYNTGNNFFSDVIQGKADYTISNISVFKLADFPELEAKFIIGEIRKMGWAIKKNQALLRQKILEFFEYARKNGIFDEYFKHQAGMTMQSAQNYLTVLHETYQEGYFPFVFYGKEKGLPQEDALSIFQDNEGYLWFGTYSGAAKYNGRSMKIYNTKSGTAGNAVMSINQDKEGKIYFAGLNGITVLDKKTETLKTYFNGIPFKGIYIDNKVKFFYGDKGIYSIDEKGKEVYLNKLIKNLPKKINSISKKPESNQFIIASGEGLYYLRDKQTEKIVDEFCLFAFYDTDSRLWISTNTGFYYTDTEITSIEEASKINDLLNIHNTPIKEIKQTKNGSLWLISDYKIYQLLTLKQKPIVYDKNTGLLNQKILSFFMDNEENFWFGFSGGIQKLTNKSLRILYPRHLNSTINSVFKDKTGRVWIGMSTGIHYIKGEISNFTDVLKLKNNSFVIGEMSNHDIIIADTKRIFIIDQKTLRVKKEKKFKNTLFHLNDIFVTKNDEIFLMTGNTGIVYYLKDIKSDPIKIENPETILLSQIVEFGDMIIGANNSGLVVFDSSSFKPLKDINYHTWTLHLDSIYDNNKNTYKKFLWVGTQNGLAEYINDTLEYVNPEVFNGISVTAIEHAENPEMLWLGTDEGVKYYNKITNSVEFIIDSRDGLLGNEISVDGLYLDKRNTLWIGTYHGIATFDIKKKKVEKYSPVCRIESITINGERFLKMPEKLKSSQNNISFEISGLSFKDENSVEYEFYLQGLDNEYASSKGKDNIAVFPYLPPGKYSFKYRTKGKDDIWSYYQSIDFEIKKPFYLEWWFIAPVILLILLTFLLVSKWRVRILQKQNEKLEETVAERTIEITEKNIELEAQKEEIEAQRDVAEEQRDEITHQKKEIEDSILYAKRIQNAILPPTKLISRLMPDNFILFKPRDIVSGDFYWAAEKNNITYYAAADSTGHGVPGAFMSMLGISFLNGIIRTSKKELKASEVLDQLKSKVIEALHQTGEAHEAKDGMDIALCKVNSKKNIVEFAGAFNPLYIVRDNEIIIYEADRMPIGIYDFDIGNDKFTNNVIQLEKGDALYTFSDGYADQFGGPKDKKFMIGRFKKLLLNIQDLPMDQQRKRLKDSLENWMENYEQIDDILVIGAKF, from the coding sequence ATGAAAAGACTATTTTATTTGATATTAACTTTAAGTTTGCCTTTTTTTTTAAATGCTCAAACATTAAAAGATGTAAAAAAAAGAGGGGAGATTGATATTGCATTTACCGAAAGTTGGAAGAACACTGTTAATTATACAGCAGCACAAGAGTTTGCCAAATTTCTTGATATAGAATTCAATAATGTTACTATTACTTGGGATGATGTATTTGCACATAACGGAAAAATTCCGGAAGATTACAAAACAAATCCTGATATATCATACACTCCCGATGCCTTAAAAAGGGCTGATATAATTTGCGGAACAATATATGTGTTGGACTGGAGAAAAAAATTCTTTGATTATTCAGGAATTATTCAAATCAGTGATCTGCTTATCACAAAAAAAAACATTTCAAAAAAAGTAAAAAGCAATAAAGACCTTGCAGGACTAAAAATTGCTTTTCTTGAAAACTCTACTTATGAAACTAACATTTCTTTAATAAATGAAAAAATAGGCGGAGGAATTGAATTCGTAAAAACCAAATCTGAAGATGAATCTTTGCGATTACTTACTGATAACAAAGTTGACGGACTTATAACTGTCTCTTTTTTAGCACTCTCATATGTAAAAAACAATGAAAACCTCAAACTTTCTTTTCCTGTAAATAAACCTCAAGATGTAGGATGGGCAGTGAGAAAAGGAAATTCGGAAATCCAAAAAGAAATTCGAAACTTCTTTGAAACCATTAAAGGTAACGGTAAGCTTGATGAACTTTTCAGAGAAAAATATGATATTGACTATTCAACATATCTTGAAATTATCAATTCATATTCAAACCTTATTAAAAGTGCTGAAATTAGAGACTTTGATGAAATTAAGAGCTCCGGAAAGATTATTATTGCATTAAGAGACAGAGATCTTGTGTATCATCCTGAAGGAAAGAAACAATTTAACCATTTGTTGGCTGAAAGTTTTGCTGATTATTTGGGACTGAAAGCAGAATTTGTTATAACAGAAAAATTCTCAAGATATTTTGAAAACGATGAAGGCATCATTATTAAAGACAGTGCCTATAATCCTAAATGGTTTAATGAATTTGATGTTGCTTGTGATTTAATTGATCCTTTGGATTGGCGACTTAAAAAAGTTGATGTTCTTGATTTTATGCCTAATGCAAAAGTTGTAATCGGCAGAAAAGATACGAAAATAAGTTCTGTAAATGATCTTAAAAATCTTACAGGTGTTACTTCTAAAGGATCCTCTTACGAGCATGCCTTATCACTTAATAATATTGATAATTATTATTACAACACCGGAAATAATTTCTTTTCTGATGTTATACAAGGTAAAGCTGATTATACAATTTCTAATATTTCAGTTTTTAAACTTGCTGACTTTCCTGAATTAGAAGCAAAATTTATTATTGGAGAAATCAGAAAGATGGGATGGGCAATAAAAAAAAATCAAGCTCTTTTAAGACAAAAAATACTTGAGTTTTTTGAATATGCCCGCAAAAACGGAATTTTTGATGAATACTTCAAACATCAAGCAGGTATGACCATGCAATCTGCTCAAAACTATTTAACAGTATTGCACGAAACATATCAAGAAGGATATTTCCCCTTTGTTTTTTACGGAAAAGAGAAAGGCTTACCTCAAGAAGATGCCTTATCAATCTTTCAAGATAATGAAGGATATCTTTGGTTCGGAACATACTCAGGTGCTGCAAAATATAACGGCAGGTCAATGAAGATATATAATACCAAATCAGGTACGGCAGGAAATGCAGTTATGAGTATTAATCAAGACAAAGAAGGTAAAATATATTTTGCAGGTCTTAACGGAATTACAGTTTTAGATAAAAAAACAGAAACACTTAAAACTTATTTTAACGGGATTCCGTTTAAAGGAATTTATATTGATAATAAAGTTAAGTTCTTCTACGGAGATAAAGGAATTTACTCCATAGACGAAAAAGGGAAAGAGGTTTATTTAAATAAATTAATTAAAAATTTGCCGAAAAAAATAAATTCTATTTCAAAAAAACCTGAATCAAATCAATTTATTATCGCATCGGGAGAAGGTTTATATTATTTAAGAGATAAACAAACAGAAAAAATAGTTGATGAGTTTTGTTTGTTTGCTTTTTACGATACAGACTCAAGACTTTGGATATCTACAAATACAGGTTTTTATTATACAGATACAGAAATCACATCAATAGAAGAAGCATCAAAGATCAACGATCTTTTGAATATCCATAACACTCCGATTAAAGAGATTAAACAAACAAAAAACGGTTCTCTGTGGTTAATATCAGATTATAAAATTTATCAATTACTTACATTAAAACAAAAACCAATTGTTTATGATAAGAATACCGGTTTATTAAATCAAAAAATATTATCTTTTTTTATGGATAATGAAGAAAATTTTTGGTTTGGATTTTCCGGAGGCATTCAAAAACTAACCAATAAAAGTTTAAGAATCTTATACCCCCGGCATCTAAACAGTACAATAAATTCAGTTTTTAAGGATAAAACAGGAAGAGTTTGGATTGGAATGAGTACAGGAATTCATTATATAAAAGGTGAAATTTCCAACTTTACAGATGTGCTGAAACTAAAGAATAATTCATTTGTAATAGGGGAAATGAGTAATCATGACATAATTATTGCCGATACAAAAAGAATTTTTATTATAGACCAAAAAACTTTAAGGGTAAAAAAAGAAAAAAAATTTAAAAATACATTATTTCATCTGAATGATATTTTCGTTACAAAAAATGATGAAATTTTTTTAATGACCGGAAACACCGGTATAGTTTATTATCTTAAAGATATAAAATCTGATCCGATAAAAATTGAAAATCCGGAAACAATACTACTTTCTCAAATCGTTGAATTTGGTGATATGATTATCGGTGCAAATAATTCAGGATTAGTAGTTTTCGATTCATCTTCTTTTAAACCTTTAAAAGATATAAACTATCATACATGGACATTACATTTAGACTCAATTTATGATAATAATAAAAATACATATAAAAAATTCCTGTGGGTAGGTACACAAAACGGACTTGCTGAATATATAAATGATACTTTAGAATATGTAAACCCCGAAGTTTTCAACGGTATTTCGGTTACGGCAATTGAACATGCAGAAAATCCTGAAATGTTGTGGCTTGGTACTGATGAAGGTGTTAAATATTATAATAAAATAACAAACAGTGTTGAGTTTATTATTGACTCAAGAGACGGTTTGTTAGGTAATGAAATATCAGTTGACGGCTTGTATCTTGATAAAAGAAATACTTTATGGATAGGTACATATCACGGCATTGCTACGTTTGATATTAAAAAGAAAAAAGTAGAAAAATATTCTCCGGTTTGCAGAATAGAATCAATAACAATAAACGGAGAACGATTCTTAAAAATGCCTGAAAAATTAAAGTCAAGCCAAAACAATATAAGCTTTGAAATTTCGGGACTGTCTTTTAAAGATGAAAACTCAGTTGAATATGAATTCTATTTACAAGGTTTAGATAATGAATATGCTTCATCTAAAGGAAAAGACAATATTGCCGTTTTCCCGTACTTACCACCGGGAAAATACAGTTTTAAATACAGAACAAAAGGAAAAGACGATATTTGGAGTTATTATCAAAGCATTGATTTTGAAATTAAAAAACCTTTTTATCTTGAGTGGTGGTTTATTGCTCCGGTAATTTTATTAATACTTTTAACTTTTTTGTTAGTATCTAAATGGAGAGTAAGAATTTTACAAAAACAAAACGAAAAATTAGAAGAAACAGTTGCTGAAAGAACAATTGAAATTACAGAAAAAAATATTGAATTAGAAGCCCAAAAAGAGGAAATAGAAGCACAAAGAGATGTCGCTGAAGAACAAAGAGATGAAATTACACACCAAAAGAAAGAAATTGAAGACAGTATCTTATATGCAAAAAGAATTCAAAATGCAATTCTCCCTCCCACAAAATTGATTAGTCGCTTAATGCCTGATAATTTCATCTTATTCAAACCCAGAGATATTGTCAGCGGGGACTTTTACTGGGCTGCCGAAAAAAACAATATCACTTATTATGCAGCAGCAGACAGTACCGGACATGGTGTCCCCGGTGCATTTATGAGCATGTTGGGGATTTCATTTTTAAACGGTATCATAAGAACATCTAAAAAAGAACTTAAAGCATCAGAAGTATTAGATCAGCTGAAATCTAAAGTTATTGAAGCCCTTCATCAAACCGGTGAAGCCCATGAAGCTAAAGACGGTATGGATATAGCATTATGTAAAGTAAACAGTAAAAAAAATATTGTTGAATTTGCAGGTGCATTTAATCCGCTTTACATTGTAAGAGATAATGAAATAATTATTTATGAAGCTGACAGAATGCCTATCGGAATCTATGATTTCGATATCGGTAATGACAAATTCACTAATAATGTTATTCAATTGGAAAAAGGAGATGCCCTTTACACATTTTCCGATGGGTACGCTGATCAATTCGGCGGGCCTAAAGACAAAAAATTCATGATCGGCAGATTTAAAAAATTACTTTTAAATATTCAAGATCTGCCTATGGATCAACAACGAAAACGATTAAAGGATTCATTAGAAAATTGGATGGAAAACTATGAACAAATTGATGATATTTTAGTGATTGGTGCCAAATTCTAA